A window of the Vibrio ostreae genome harbors these coding sequences:
- a CDS encoding EpsG family protein yields the protein MIFPLFFIIVFGGWRNSGFGSDDISYQEYFLMLNTYGYVPESVDLGFELLMNSVAWMTNDVNYLYASVILLSCGCYFFGIYKKSPYISLSIIIVISHAYWFRELNQIRAAVSYGFVFLLFILFYDVRYYSRIALFTLASLFHFTAVFSLIPLFLSRLKFRKIVFCFLALIGVFLGPYLSNYIFLNLDVLPLGEMLSAKAYKYIFDTGGYASPLPLFNPVSIKYLGIFLMFCIFFKESEINQDGLLRIIVYSLFCAVVWIFGLRDYSVLAGRVASMFFVVEIIAVPYFIYRLQSYSLRFFASLAVIIIYTLTLGLNLYSRNAFNSYDFSLF from the coding sequence GTGATTTTTCCTTTGTTTTTTATCATAGTGTTTGGTGGTTGGAGAAATTCAGGCTTTGGTAGCGATGATATCAGTTATCAAGAATATTTTCTAATGTTGAACACTTACGGCTATGTTCCTGAGAGTGTTGATCTAGGTTTTGAGTTGTTAATGAACTCTGTCGCCTGGATGACGAATGATGTTAATTATCTTTATGCTTCGGTAATTTTATTATCGTGTGGGTGTTACTTTTTTGGTATTTATAAGAAATCACCATATATTTCATTGAGCATTATAATTGTTATCTCTCACGCTTATTGGTTTAGGGAATTAAATCAGATAAGAGCTGCTGTATCCTACGGGTTCGTATTTCTATTATTTATATTATTTTATGATGTAAGGTATTACTCTAGGATAGCGTTATTTACTCTAGCATCGTTGTTTCACTTTACGGCAGTTTTTTCACTGATTCCATTGTTTTTATCTAGATTAAAGTTTAGAAAAATTGTTTTTTGTTTTTTGGCTCTTATTGGTGTTTTTTTAGGTCCCTATTTGTCAAATTATATTTTTCTTAATTTGGATGTATTGCCGTTGGGAGAGATGCTAAGTGCCAAGGCCTATAAGTATATTTTTGATACTGGTGGTTATGCTAGTCCTCTTCCTTTATTTAATCCGGTGTCTATAAAATACTTAGGCATATTTCTTATGTTTTGTATTTTTTTCAAAGAGAGTGAGATAAACCAAGATGGATTACTAAGAATAATTGTATACTCTTTGTTTTGCGCTGTTGTCTGGATATTTGGTCTCCGAGATTATTCTGTCTTAGCAGGTAGGGTAGCATCTATGTTTTTTGTAGTGGAGATTATTGCAGTCCCATATTTTATATATAGATTGCAATCTTATAGTTTGAGGTTTTTCGCAAGTCTAGCGGTTATAATTATATATACTTTGACTTTGGGATTAAATCTCTACTCGAGAAATGCTTTTAATAGCTATGATTTTTCTTTATTTTGA
- a CDS encoding acyltransferase family protein has product MKLQSLQILRALAAWLVVYHHFMQVFYNFNYNSFLGEFFSYRGGFGVDVFFVLSGFVMYSSINSNSNTSPVIFFVKRLFRIFPAYWFYTFSFVFLILLIPSGLSERVFTLESLVLSLFFIPHQNPTGLGVYPLLTVGWTLNFEMMFYLILSVCLFWGNNKALFLCCIIIFFLPLVIPSQVDVIFYVLNSIKLWQFIFGIFVGLFISKYTNIPFFNYRTGFFFIVLAFFVISSFFGYGFVQKTLSATFLVLGFILIEPILDKKNFVVRFLVKLGDISYSTYLSHVLILHVFVYMFGNDLTGLGELSVLVLMSCSVYFVSILTYNYVENSSYVDFLRNKVIRLKFNNL; this is encoded by the coding sequence TTGAAATTACAATCATTACAGATTCTTCGGGCACTTGCAGCATGGTTAGTTGTCTATCATCACTTTATGCAAGTGTTTTACAATTTCAATTATAATAGCTTTTTGGGAGAGTTTTTCTCTTATCGTGGTGGGTTTGGTGTTGATGTCTTTTTTGTTCTTAGCGGCTTTGTTATGTATAGTTCAATTAACAGTAACTCAAATACCTCTCCGGTAATATTTTTTGTTAAAAGGTTGTTTAGAATTTTTCCGGCATATTGGTTCTATACATTTTCTTTCGTATTTTTAATACTGCTGATACCTTCAGGTTTGAGTGAAAGAGTATTTACATTAGAATCACTTGTTCTTTCTTTGTTTTTTATTCCACACCAAAATCCTACCGGTTTAGGAGTATACCCATTGTTAACGGTTGGTTGGACTCTTAATTTTGAAATGATGTTCTATCTAATATTGTCGGTATGTCTGTTTTGGGGGAATAATAAGGCTTTGTTTTTATGCTGCATAATAATATTTTTCCTTCCACTTGTTATCCCTAGTCAGGTTGATGTCATTTTTTATGTTTTAAATAGTATCAAGTTGTGGCAGTTTATATTTGGTATTTTCGTGGGTCTTTTTATAAGTAAATATACTAATATACCGTTTTTTAACTATAGGACAGGATTTTTTTTTATTGTTCTTGCTTTTTTTGTTATCTCTTCTTTTTTCGGTTATGGTTTTGTTCAAAAAACGCTTTCTGCGACTTTTTTGGTTCTCGGATTTATACTGATAGAGCCTATTTTAGATAAAAAAAATTTCGTTGTAAGATTTTTAGTTAAGCTTGGTGATATATCCTATTCGACCTATTTAAGCCATGTTCTTATATTGCATGTTTTCGTCTACATGTTTGGTAACGACCTTACGGGTTTAGGAGAGTTATCTGTTTTAGTTTTGATGTCTTGCAGTGTTTATTTTGTATCAATACTAACTTATAACTATGTCGAGAATTCAAGTTATGTCGACTTTCTAAGAAATAAAGTGATACGTTTAAAATTTAATAATTTATAG
- a CDS encoding glycosyltransferase, which yields MELGLKNILYVCSTLKRSGPTNQLFNIVKNLPSSDYRVIVCTLSYESKDSLKTEFISNNIEVMCLGLTRVAGLFLMKRRFERLVREFKPDIIHSQGVRSDKLVSGTDVDSLKIATLRNYPQLDYPMTYGKILGRYLSLIHSRSLRKMNLVVGVSNGVCDNLSEYFGITNTRTILNGVDTTKFYFKDSKMSLRSQLGLPKDKTIWISVGHLSSRKDPESVIRSFSEYNETKSDAMLIFVGDGPLAETCNKYSSSNVRVIGRVPNVYDYLNASDFFISASKAEGFPNTVLESLACGLPVVLSDIEPHKEFFDLGYNIGSLYRLGNGCSEEMTLVSNQDYSSMHSSSLELIDECLSAEVMSRKYQEIYKGGIR from the coding sequence TTGGAGTTGGGTTTGAAAAATATACTTTATGTTTGTTCCACATTGAAAAGAAGTGGCCCCACAAATCAGTTGTTTAACATAGTTAAAAACTTGCCTAGTTCAGACTATAGAGTCATAGTTTGCACGTTGTCTTATGAAAGTAAAGACAGTCTGAAAACTGAATTTATATCTAATAATATAGAGGTTATGTGTCTTGGTCTTACGAGAGTAGCGGGACTTTTTCTAATGAAGCGTCGATTCGAAAGGCTTGTGAGAGAATTCAAACCAGATATTATACATTCACAAGGCGTCAGATCTGATAAATTAGTGTCTGGGACCGACGTGGATTCACTTAAAATAGCGACGTTAAGGAACTATCCACAACTTGATTATCCCATGACTTATGGGAAGATTTTAGGTCGATATCTTTCTTTGATTCATTCACGTAGTCTTCGTAAAATGAACTTAGTAGTTGGTGTCTCCAATGGTGTTTGTGATAATTTGTCGGAATATTTTGGGATTACTAATACTAGGACTATATTAAATGGTGTAGATACTACGAAATTCTATTTTAAAGATAGTAAGATGAGCCTTCGTAGTCAATTAGGTTTGCCAAAAGATAAAACGATATGGATATCTGTAGGTCATTTAAGTTCTAGGAAAGACCCAGAATCCGTAATTAGAAGTTTTTCAGAGTATAATGAAACAAAATCTGATGCTATGTTGATTTTTGTAGGTGATGGTCCTTTAGCAGAGACTTGTAATAAATATAGTAGTTCAAACGTTAGAGTCATTGGACGCGTTCCAAATGTATATGATTATCTTAATGCTAGTGATTTTTTTATCTCTGCTTCAAAGGCCGAAGGTTTTCCTAATACTGTATTAGAAAGCTTAGCCTGCGGGCTTCCAGTGGTCTTGTCAGATATAGAACCGCATAAAGAGTTTTTTGATCTTGGCTACAATATTGGTTCTCTTTACAGGTTGGGTAATGGATGTTCCGAAGAAATGACTTTAGTTTCCAACCAAGACTATAGCTCGATGCACTCTTCTTCATTAGAACTCATCGACGAATGCCTTAGCGCGGAAGTAATGTCTCGTAAGTATCAAGAAATTTATAAAGGCGGAATTCGATGA
- a CDS encoding glycosyltransferase, giving the protein MIERVAVAISVYTKDKPEYVKESLDSLYNQDYKSIDIFLNVDGNISKELRSLLTEYEEKDNFHIKFFEKNLGLAFQLNDIISRVFKLGSFSYLARMDADDVCEPHRITKQVEYFRNNNNVSVLGTSVIEFGANNKKFYKKMPTSHKDLSDNIIKRCPFNHPTVMFNLSHLSICDLKYNSELKNTQDYFLWVDLMSKGYVFANLDLPLLRFRVDEKFHSRRGLTKAKNDLLSRFYAMKKLRRHNFLNWFYTISLFALRLSPSFLKRIAYNYLR; this is encoded by the coding sequence ATGATTGAAAGAGTAGCAGTTGCTATATCAGTATACACGAAAGATAAGCCTGAATATGTTAAGGAAAGCCTGGATAGTTTATATAACCAAGATTATAAAAGTATAGATATATTCCTTAATGTAGATGGGAATATCAGTAAAGAACTTAGAAGTTTACTGACTGAATACGAGGAAAAAGATAATTTTCATATAAAGTTTTTTGAAAAAAACTTAGGATTAGCATTTCAATTGAATGACATAATTAGTAGGGTTTTTAAACTTGGTAGTTTTTCTTATTTGGCCAGAATGGACGCTGATGATGTTTGCGAACCACACCGAATAACTAAACAGGTTGAGTATTTTAGAAACAATAATAATGTTTCAGTTTTGGGCACAAGTGTTATTGAATTTGGAGCCAACAATAAAAAATTCTATAAAAAGATGCCAACTAGTCATAAAGATTTGAGTGATAACATTATAAAAAGATGTCCATTTAATCATCCTACAGTGATGTTTAATTTATCTCATTTATCTATATGCGACCTCAAATACAATTCAGAATTAAAAAATACACAAGATTACTTTTTGTGGGTTGATTTGATGAGTAAAGGATACGTGTTTGCGAACTTAGATCTTCCACTTCTAAGATTTAGAGTTGATGAAAAATTTCATTCTAGAAGGGGATTAACTAAAGCTAAAAATGATCTTCTATCTAGGTTTTATGCTATGAAAAAGCTTAGAAGACATAATTTTTTAAATTGGTTTTATACTATTTCATTATTTGCCCTACGATTGAGCCCATCTTTTTTAAAAAGAATAGCATACAATTACTTAAGGTAA
- the wecA gene encoding UDP-N-acetylglucosamine--undecaprenyl-phosphate N-acetylglucosaminephosphotransferase, whose product MVLELTFIFFSAFAILFVMRKIAKRIGLVDKPNSRKLHQGAVPLVGGISTCIVISQFLTFRSEIIQYSELFVFSIAALTFVGALDDKFDLSVKVRIAVQTVLSIVMMQVTGIELHSLGNLFGNGEIYLGWFGSVVTVFAVIGAINAFNMVDGIDGLLGGLSIVTFGAIALLLNVDSQHGLAYLCVVFITAMLPYIFMNLGILGRERKVFMGDAGSMMIGFTVIWLLLGSSQMGTHPLMRPVTALWLIAVPLMDMAAIMLRRIKRGDSPFKPDREHLHHIFQRLGLSSRQTLVAICAIAMCFAAFGLYGEAAQISEATMLYTFIACFLIYATLLTYVWRITSFLRKFKVARPGEKVSAD is encoded by the coding sequence ATGGTACTGGAACTCACTTTTATCTTTTTTAGTGCGTTTGCGATTCTCTTTGTTATGAGAAAGATCGCCAAACGAATCGGCTTAGTGGACAAACCGAATTCAAGAAAACTCCATCAGGGGGCAGTGCCCTTGGTTGGCGGTATCTCAACTTGTATTGTTATTTCCCAGTTTCTGACTTTCCGTTCAGAGATCATTCAATACAGTGAACTGTTTGTATTCTCGATTGCAGCCCTGACTTTCGTCGGCGCCCTTGATGATAAGTTTGATCTCAGCGTCAAAGTGCGTATCGCGGTACAGACGGTATTGTCGATTGTAATGATGCAAGTTACCGGGATTGAGCTGCATAGCTTAGGAAACCTGTTTGGTAATGGTGAGATCTATCTGGGTTGGTTTGGCTCAGTGGTTACCGTATTTGCGGTGATTGGCGCGATTAACGCGTTTAATATGGTAGATGGTATTGACGGGCTGTTAGGTGGGTTATCGATTGTAACCTTTGGCGCAATCGCTTTACTGCTTAATGTCGACAGCCAACACGGGCTCGCTTACCTGTGTGTGGTGTTTATCACCGCGATGCTGCCGTACATTTTTATGAACCTGGGTATTTTAGGGCGCGAACGTAAAGTCTTTATGGGTGATGCCGGCAGTATGATGATCGGCTTTACCGTTATCTGGTTACTGTTAGGCTCAAGCCAGATGGGCACTCACCCGTTAATGCGTCCGGTTACCGCGTTATGGCTGATCGCAGTGCCGCTGATGGACATGGCCGCTATCATGCTGCGCCGGATTAAACGCGGAGATTCACCGTTTAAGCCAGACCGCGAGCACCTGCACCACATCTTCCAACGCTTGGGGTTAAGCTCACGGCAAACGCTGGTCGCCATTTGCGCCATTGCGATGTGTTTTGCCGCGTTTGGTTTGTATGGTGAAGCCGCTCAAATTAGCGAAGCCACGATGCTATATACCTTTATTGCTTGTTTCCTGATTTACGCGACTTTGCTGACTTATGTATGGAGAATTACGTCATTCCTGCGAAAGTTCAAAGTCGCACGTCCAGGTGAGAAAGTATCTGCTGATTAG
- a CDS encoding asparagine synthase-related protein gives MKDFKSNYITGHDRYVSESGSVYRNISDLIKVRDVNEIDPVSILGILMKNYAIGDRTLVSGISKQPWMSSFYNNKIVQYQPPFHGNESLNEDDVADKLIKLLAAEAQKWLKGKESIGILLSGGMDSRIIASILNRMQKDGLYLGKVTALTWGLEDSRDVVYAKRIADYFGWDFKHFNLSPRLLKDNIYTAGIRGAEYSPVHLHAMRDVSLLGGIDGVLAGSYGDSIGRGEYSGKKVKNLPNMFRHHLNHYAFMSKDIERWALKQLMSDAKNYRQRFPERTELSYREMEMQMHYMRRQLNSCMSVIDENIPLYQMFSAPEVFGFIWSLDFNNRNNLVYEKLLYKVSKELLTIPWARNGKLYNDQNSAPLDNFSKIHHNYGNWLRNDNREFILERISNGCLQSLNIFNEKALKYWCDNWRSDQRNKVDRLDEKMAWLASLSIFVEKYNIRGLIPNKNKNINFNNFISLERAKIYESLYYKYTSFKYKE, from the coding sequence ATGAAAGATTTTAAATCAAACTATATAACAGGGCATGATAGATATGTGTCAGAAAGTGGTTCTGTTTACAGAAATATATCTGATCTAATTAAAGTCCGAGATGTAAATGAAATTGATCCTGTGTCAATCCTCGGGATATTAATGAAAAATTACGCTATAGGTGATAGAACGTTAGTCTCTGGGATATCCAAACAACCATGGATGAGTTCATTTTATAATAATAAAATTGTACAATATCAACCACCTTTTCATGGAAATGAATCCTTAAATGAAGATGATGTTGCCGATAAATTGATAAAGTTATTGGCGGCGGAAGCGCAAAAGTGGCTCAAAGGAAAGGAGTCTATCGGTATACTTCTTAGTGGTGGTATGGATAGCCGAATAATTGCTTCAATTCTAAACCGAATGCAAAAAGATGGATTATACCTAGGTAAGGTTACAGCGCTTACTTGGGGTTTAGAAGACAGTCGAGATGTTGTTTATGCTAAACGAATAGCCGATTATTTTGGTTGGGATTTTAAGCATTTTAATTTATCTCCCAGATTACTAAAAGATAATATCTATACAGCGGGTATAAGAGGCGCTGAATATTCTCCAGTACATCTTCATGCTATGAGAGACGTTTCTTTGTTGGGGGGGATTGACGGAGTTTTAGCTGGAAGTTACGGGGATAGCATTGGCCGGGGTGAGTATTCTGGAAAGAAAGTTAAAAATTTGCCAAATATGTTTCGTCATCACCTTAATCATTATGCATTTATGTCTAAAGATATTGAGAGATGGGCTTTAAAACAATTAATGTCGGATGCTAAAAACTATAGGCAGCGTTTCCCAGAAAGAACTGAACTCAGTTATAGAGAAATGGAAATGCAAATGCATTATATGAGGAGACAATTAAACTCTTGTATGTCTGTTATCGATGAAAATATACCTTTATATCAGATGTTTTCAGCACCAGAAGTATTTGGTTTTATTTGGTCTTTAGACTTTAATAACAGGAATAATCTTGTTTATGAAAAACTTCTATATAAGGTCTCTAAGGAGCTTTTAACTATACCTTGGGCAAGAAATGGTAAATTGTATAATGATCAGAATTCGGCCCCATTAGATAACTTTAGTAAGATACATCATAATTATGGTAATTGGTTAAGGAATGACAATAGAGAGTTCATCTTAGAAAGAATCTCAAACGGTTGTCTGCAAAGTTTGAACATATTTAATGAAAAAGCTTTAAAGTATTGGTGTGACAACTGGAGATCAGATCAGAGAAATAAAGTAGACCGATTGGATGAGAAAATGGCTTGGTTGGCCTCGTTGTCTATATTCGTAGAGAAATATAATATTCGTGGATTAATTCCAAATAAGAATAAAAACATTAACTTCAATAACTTTATTAGTCTGGAAAGAGCTAAGATATACGAATCTCTATATTATAAATATACATCATTTAAATATAAAGAGTAA